The following coding sequences are from one Actinopolymorpha sp. NPDC004070 window:
- a CDS encoding WYL domain-containing protein — MDVMDTAARLLRLLSLLQARPHWPGEELSERLGVTPRTVRRDVTRLRSLGYPVRADLGTHGGYRLAADGRLPPLLLDDDEAVAIAVGLGVAATTAVSGVADGAVAALAKLDQVLPARLRERVSAVRASTVQLPGPDLALVDADVLVVLATGCRRTEGVRFGYLDHHGQVSERSVEPYRIVHTGRRWYLVARDRDRDDWRTFRVDRVRDPVLTGRRYEHTDPPDAIAMVSEGTNLAPWSIQARLRVPFDLAEARRRFPPSVGVVEPDGEPDGDEPSTILRVAANELGPLMSFVAGLDCDVDVLAPAELRAAVRDRGVRLAARHGDPPPG; from the coding sequence ATGGACGTCATGGACACCGCCGCCCGCCTGCTCCGGCTGCTCTCCCTCCTTCAGGCCCGCCCGCACTGGCCCGGAGAGGAGCTGTCCGAACGCCTCGGGGTCACCCCGCGCACCGTCCGTCGCGACGTCACCCGGCTGCGTTCCCTCGGCTACCCCGTACGCGCCGATCTGGGTACGCACGGCGGCTACCGGCTCGCCGCCGACGGCCGGCTGCCTCCGCTGCTGCTGGACGACGACGAGGCGGTGGCCATCGCGGTCGGGCTCGGCGTCGCCGCGACCACAGCCGTGTCCGGTGTGGCGGACGGCGCCGTCGCGGCGCTGGCGAAGCTGGACCAGGTCCTGCCCGCCAGGTTGCGCGAACGCGTGAGCGCCGTCCGGGCGAGCACGGTGCAACTGCCCGGGCCGGACCTTGCCCTGGTGGACGCCGACGTCCTGGTCGTGCTGGCCACCGGGTGCCGGCGTACGGAAGGCGTTCGGTTCGGCTACCTCGACCACCACGGACAGGTCAGCGAGCGGTCGGTCGAGCCGTACCGGATCGTGCACACCGGCCGGCGGTGGTACCTCGTGGCCCGAGATCGGGACCGCGACGACTGGCGGACGTTCCGGGTCGACCGGGTGCGGGACCCGGTGCTGACCGGCCGGCGGTACGAGCACACCGACCCGCCGGACGCCATCGCCATGGTGTCGGAAGGGACCAACCTCGCACCGTGGTCGATCCAGGCCCGGCTCCGGGTGCCGTTCGACCTGGCGGAGGCCCGGCGGCGGTTCCCGCCCAGCGTCGGTGTCGTCGAGCCGGACGGCGAACCGGACGGCGACGAGCCGTCCACGATCCTGCGGGTGGCCGCCAACGAGCTGGGGCCACTGATGTCGTTCGTCGCCGGGCTGGACTGCGACGTCGACGTGCTGGCGCCTGCGGAGTTGCGGGCCGCTGTCCGCGACCGCGGCGTCCGCCTGGCCGCACGTCACGGCGACCCGCCACCCGGGTGA
- a CDS encoding glutamate--tRNA ligase family protein yields the protein MLDRAEIDALFPADLPEPAYWEQQYPPRQLPEGAKVTRVGPSPTGSAHLGLLYVAIIDRSVADESGGRYIFRIEDTDQAREVPGALEQFDRAFAYFAVKPDEAEDLPGDYGPYRQSRRSHIYLSYVRELLRQDKAYLCFATKEELAQITATQQKTKLPTGYYGRWAIWRDAEPDAVRAKLADGAPYVVRFRAPARPGARTRFTDAIRGELSHESNRNDVVILKTSAQEPRLPTYHFAHAVDDHLMRVNLVIRADEWISSVPLHLQLFEALGFEAPEYAHIAPLNKQDGGSKRKLSKRKDPEASVDFFLEAGYPAPATQYYLRGLANGRLADLPMAEALAAPIRLADCGVAGPLVDVVKLSDISADHIATLSGEEILDQLSAWARTYDPELVEVVANDHDLALRALAVERDGVENPRKDLRRWSDFRPVYGFFFPALFPLVDDPADERLGGLDPAIVRTLAAEFADGYQELDDPQEWFGQIRDLASRHGFAKNAKEYKRDPDAYPGSIREAAQVIRVALTGSTRSPDLFSVARALGAPEVLRRVRALTGAQA from the coding sequence ATGCTCGATCGCGCCGAAATCGACGCCCTCTTCCCCGCGGACCTGCCCGAGCCGGCGTACTGGGAACAGCAGTACCCGCCCCGGCAGCTGCCCGAGGGCGCGAAGGTGACGCGGGTCGGTCCGTCGCCCACCGGGTCGGCCCACCTCGGTCTCCTCTACGTCGCGATCATCGACCGGTCCGTCGCCGACGAGTCCGGTGGCCGCTACATCTTCCGGATCGAGGACACCGACCAGGCCCGTGAGGTTCCCGGCGCGCTGGAGCAGTTCGACCGGGCCTTCGCCTACTTCGCGGTGAAGCCGGACGAGGCCGAGGACCTGCCCGGCGACTACGGCCCGTACCGCCAGTCCCGGCGTTCGCACATCTACCTCAGCTACGTCCGCGAGCTGCTGCGCCAGGACAAGGCTTACCTCTGCTTCGCCACCAAGGAGGAGCTGGCGCAGATCACCGCGACGCAGCAGAAGACGAAGCTGCCGACCGGCTACTACGGGCGGTGGGCGATCTGGCGCGACGCCGAGCCCGACGCCGTGCGGGCCAAGCTCGCCGACGGTGCGCCGTACGTCGTCCGCTTCCGCGCCCCGGCGCGCCCGGGCGCACGGACCCGCTTCACCGACGCCATCCGGGGCGAGCTCTCCCACGAGTCCAACCGCAACGACGTGGTGATCCTGAAGACCTCCGCGCAGGAGCCGCGGCTGCCGACGTACCACTTCGCGCATGCCGTGGACGACCACCTGATGCGGGTCAACCTGGTGATCCGCGCCGACGAGTGGATCTCGTCGGTGCCGCTGCACCTGCAGCTGTTCGAGGCGCTGGGCTTCGAGGCGCCGGAGTACGCCCACATCGCGCCGCTGAACAAGCAGGACGGCGGCAGCAAGCGCAAGCTGTCCAAGCGCAAGGACCCCGAGGCGTCGGTCGACTTCTTCCTGGAGGCGGGCTACCCCGCGCCGGCCACGCAGTACTACCTGCGCGGCCTGGCCAACGGCCGGCTCGCCGACCTGCCGATGGCGGAGGCGCTGGCGGCGCCGATCCGGCTGGCCGACTGCGGTGTGGCCGGTCCCCTGGTCGACGTGGTGAAGCTGTCCGACATCAGCGCCGACCACATCGCCACCCTCTCCGGTGAGGAGATCCTCGACCAGCTCTCGGCATGGGCGCGGACGTACGACCCCGAGCTGGTGGAGGTCGTGGCGAACGACCACGACCTGGCCCTGCGCGCGCTGGCCGTCGAGCGCGATGGGGTGGAGAACCCCCGCAAGGACCTGCGCCGGTGGTCGGACTTCCGGCCGGTGTACGGCTTCTTCTTCCCGGCGCTGTTCCCGCTGGTCGACGACCCCGCCGACGAGCGGCTGGGCGGGCTGGACCCGGCGATCGTGCGCACGCTGGCGGCGGAGTTCGCGGACGGGTACCAGGAGCTGGACGACCCGCAGGAGTGGTTCGGCCAGATCCGCGACCTCGCCTCCCGGCACGGCTTCGCCAAGAACGCCAAGGAGTACAAGCGCGACCCGGACGCCTACCCCGGCTCCATCCGCGAGGCCGCCCAGGTGATCCGGGTGGCGCTCACCGGCTCCACCCGCAGCCCCGACCTGTTCTCGGTCGCCCGGGCGCTGGGGGCGCCGGAGGTGCTGCGGCGGGTGCGTGCGCTGACCGGCGCCCAGGCCTAG
- a CDS encoding Nramp family divalent metal transporter translates to MVAAVAYVDPGNVATNVTAGATYGYLLVWVIVAANLMAGLVQYLSAKAGLVTGRSLPALVAEELSRPARLAYWLQAELVAIATDLAEVVGGAIALALLFDLPLLVGGLVTGTVSMAVLAVHDRLGRRPFERVIVSFLLVVTVGFLAGLVVSPPAPGEVAAGLVPGFAGLDSVLLATAMLGATLMPHAVYLHSGLAADGPAARRLAAWTSAGRHPTADRAEDATAARVRRRAGGVVRRYLVVTRIDVLVAMVLAGTVNLGLLLAAATALRGVPGTDRLEGAYAAIADQLGGGIAVVFAVGLLASGLASTSVGCYAGAMIMEGLLRRRISLLVRRLVTLAPALLLLGIGVDPTRALVLSQVVLSFGVPFAVVPLVLLTARRRLMGEATNHPVTTVAAGVVATVVTALNLGLVVLTVAGAG, encoded by the coding sequence ATGGTCGCCGCGGTCGCCTACGTCGATCCCGGCAACGTCGCCACCAACGTCACCGCCGGCGCGACCTACGGCTACCTGCTGGTCTGGGTGATCGTCGCCGCCAACCTGATGGCCGGGCTGGTGCAGTACCTCTCCGCCAAGGCGGGCCTGGTCACCGGGCGTTCCCTGCCGGCGCTGGTCGCGGAGGAGCTGTCCCGGCCGGCCCGGTTGGCGTACTGGCTGCAGGCCGAGCTCGTCGCGATCGCCACCGACCTCGCCGAGGTGGTGGGCGGCGCGATCGCACTGGCCTTGCTGTTCGACCTGCCGCTGCTGGTCGGCGGGCTGGTGACCGGCACCGTGTCGATGGCGGTGCTGGCAGTGCACGACCGGCTCGGCCGCCGTCCGTTCGAACGCGTCATCGTGTCGTTCCTGCTGGTCGTGACAGTCGGTTTCCTCGCCGGCCTGGTCGTCTCCCCGCCGGCGCCGGGCGAGGTCGCCGCCGGGCTGGTGCCGGGGTTCGCCGGGCTGGACAGCGTGCTGCTGGCCACGGCGATGCTCGGCGCGACGTTGATGCCGCACGCGGTCTACCTGCACTCCGGGCTGGCCGCCGACGGGCCGGCCGCGCGGCGGCTCGCCGCCTGGACCTCCGCGGGACGGCATCCGACCGCTGACCGGGCGGAGGACGCCACCGCCGCCCGGGTACGCCGGCGCGCGGGCGGGGTGGTCCGGCGCTATCTCGTCGTCACCCGGATCGACGTGCTGGTGGCGATGGTGCTGGCGGGCACCGTCAACCTCGGCCTGCTGCTGGCCGCCGCCACGGCACTGCGCGGTGTGCCGGGCACGGACCGGCTGGAAGGCGCGTACGCCGCGATCGCCGACCAGCTCGGCGGTGGGATCGCGGTGGTCTTCGCGGTGGGGCTGCTCGCCTCCGGGCTGGCGTCCACCTCGGTCGGCTGCTACGCCGGCGCGATGATCATGGAGGGGCTGCTGCGCCGGCGGATCTCGCTGTTGGTGCGGCGGCTGGTGACGCTGGCACCGGCCCTGCTGCTGCTCGGGATCGGCGTCGACCCCACCCGGGCGCTGGTGTTGTCGCAGGTGGTGCTGTCGTTCGGGGTGCCGTTCGCGGTGGTGCCGCTGGTGCTGCTCACCGCCCGCCGGCGACTGATGGGCGAGGCCACCAACCACCCGGTCACCACGGTGGCGGCCGGGGTGGTCGCCACCGTGGTCACCGCGCTGAACCTCGGGCTGGTGGTCCTCACGGTCGCCGGAGCGGGCTAG
- the ndk gene encoding nucleoside-diphosphate kinase, with the protein MSERTLVLIKPDAVRRGLVGEILSRYERKGLSLVTLELRTIDAAMADAHYAEHVEKAFYPPLRDFVTSGPLVAAVLEGDQAVEVVRALNGATDARKAAAGTIRGDLALSNRENLVHGSDSAESAAREIALWFPKV; encoded by the coding sequence GTGTCCGAGCGCACCCTGGTCCTGATCAAGCCCGACGCCGTACGCCGTGGCCTGGTCGGCGAGATCCTGAGCCGTTACGAACGCAAGGGGCTCTCCCTGGTCACGCTCGAACTCCGCACCATCGACGCGGCGATGGCCGACGCCCACTACGCCGAGCACGTGGAGAAGGCCTTCTACCCGCCGCTGCGCGACTTCGTGACCAGCGGCCCGCTGGTCGCGGCCGTGCTGGAGGGTGACCAGGCGGTCGAGGTCGTGCGGGCGCTCAACGGCGCGACCGACGCCCGGAAGGCGGCCGCCGGCACCATCCGCGGCGACCTCGCGCTGTCCAACCGGGAGAACCTCGTGCACGGCTCCGACTCGGCCGAGTCCGCGGCCCGCGAGATCGCTCTCTGGTTCCCGAAGGTCTAG
- a CDS encoding DUF4233 domain-containing protein, whose product MRSVLAAILVFEAIIVGLAIPVAVSIEDVSGGRAGAVGGGIAVACLITAGLLRYPAGRVVGSVLQVVAIALGVVVPLMFFLGAIFAVLWFVCLVLDRRIVALRADRDRTQ is encoded by the coding sequence GTGCGCTCGGTACTCGCGGCGATCCTCGTCTTCGAGGCGATCATCGTCGGCCTGGCCATCCCGGTGGCCGTGTCGATCGAGGACGTCAGCGGCGGCCGGGCCGGCGCGGTCGGTGGCGGGATCGCCGTCGCCTGTCTCATCACGGCGGGCCTGCTGCGCTATCCCGCCGGCCGGGTGGTCGGGTCGGTGCTGCAGGTGGTCGCGATCGCGCTGGGTGTCGTCGTACCCCTGATGTTCTTCCTCGGCGCGATCTTCGCCGTGCTGTGGTTCGTCTGCCTCGTCCTCGACCGGCGCATCGTCGCGCTCCGGGCCGACCGGGACCGCACCCAGTGA